The nucleotide sequence CCGTGGGCGGCGTGGGCGGCGAGAAAATCCAGAGCTTTACCCTGGAACCCACCAATGACTACCTCACCGAAACCAGGTGGGACGCCACGCGGCTGGAGCTTTTGCCGGGGCACGTCTTTCTGGACTCGCCCGAGTTCTACGCTTCCGCGCTGGGGGTGCTGACCGACACGCTCTGGCCCAAACTCGCGGGGCGCACCGTCACCAGCTTCGGGCGTTCGCCGCTGGAACTCCCCGACCTGCACACCGGCCTGCAAACGCTGCCCTTTTACCGCGCCCGCCTCTCGGATTTGGAGCGCGACATTGCCGAGTGGCGCGGGAGCGGCTACCGCGTCTTTATTCTGGTGCGCCACGACCGCACGGCGGCGTATCTGGCCGACAAACTGCTGAATTCGCAGGAGATTCCCTGGCTCGGCATTCCGCGTCTGGCCCCCGGCGAACTGGGCTTCCTGCGCTCGGCGGGCGAGGGCGGCTTTGTCATCCCCGAACACAAGACGGTGGTCATCACCGAAGACCTGATTTACGGGTTTCAGGGCGGCAGTGCCCTGCGCGGCAAGAAGATGGCGGGGCGGCCTGTCACCGACGCGCTGGGCCTGAGCGTGGGCGACTTCCTGATTCACCCCGAACACGGCATCGGGCAGTTTCTGGGCCTGGAAACGCGCAAGGTGCTGGGCGTCACCCGCGATTACCTCAACATCGAGTACCGGGGCGGCTCGCGCCTGAGCGTGCCCATCGAGCAACTGCCCGTGCTGCGCCGTCACCCCGGCACCACCGACGACCCGCCGCAACTGTCGAGCTTCGACAAAAAGGACTGGAGCAAGGCCAAGGAAAAGGCCCGCAAGAACGCCGAAGCGGTGGCCGCCAAACTGCTGGTGCAGTACGCCGCCCGGCAGGTCACGCCCGGCAACACCTTTGCCCCGCAGCCCGAGTGGGACGAGCAGGTCGAGAAAAACTTCGCCTTTGAACTCACCGCCGACCAGGTGCGGGCGCTCAAGGAAACCATGCGCGACCTCGAAAAACCCAACCCCGCCGACCGCCTGATTTCGGGCGACGTGGGGTTCGGCAAAACCGAAGTCGCGCTGCGGGCCGCGCACCGCGTCGTCGGGCACGGCAAACAGGTCGCCATTCTGGTGCCGACCACGCTGCTGGCCGAGCAGCACACCTCCACCTTCGTCGAGCGCATGAAGGGGCTGCCGGTGCGCGTGGAGGGCTTATCGCGCTTTACCACGCCCGCCCAGTCGCGGCAGATTCTGGCCGACCTGAAAGCGGGCAAGGTGGACATCCTCATCGGCACGCACCGCCTGCTCTCGGGCGACATCGAGTTCAAAGACCTCGGCCTGATTATCGTGGACGAGGAGCACCGCTTCGGTGTGGGCCAGAAGGAAAAGTTGCGGCAACTGCGCGGCCTGCCCGAGATGGTGGACGGCAAACTGACCATGCAGGGCGACGAAAAGGCGGTGGATACGCTGGCCCTGTCGGCCACGCCGATTCCGCGCACGCTGTACATGAGCATGGTGGGCCTGCGCGACATGAGCAGCATCCAGACGCCGCCCAAGGGCCGCAAACCCATCCAGACCATCCTCGCGCCCTTCGACCCCATGACCGTGCGTGACGCCATCGTGTCGGAAATCGAGCGTG is from Deinococcus wulumuqiensis R12 and encodes:
- a CDS encoding DEAD/DEAH box helicase; amino-acid sequence: MPSASTPNLTKLLDPAPYGNLLLLPQIARAALFAAYPGPAVLLTTPDRLPSYATAGAFGVPVSVNPGLRDWETRAEHVVLDVNTALDLFPRHPEDHALSLKVGASYPREALLERLEKFGYERGEEPGFEIKGDTLELRLAPGVGLPADAEEGVWIRAEFFGDELDTLRQLPVGGVGGEKIQSFTLEPTNDYLTETRWDATRLELLPGHVFLDSPEFYASALGVLTDTLWPKLAGRTVTSFGRSPLELPDLHTGLQTLPFYRARLSDLERDIAEWRGSGYRVFILVRHDRTAAYLADKLLNSQEIPWLGIPRLAPGELGFLRSAGEGGFVIPEHKTVVITEDLIYGFQGGSALRGKKMAGRPVTDALGLSVGDFLIHPEHGIGQFLGLETRKVLGVTRDYLNIEYRGGSRLSVPIEQLPVLRRHPGTTDDPPQLSSFDKKDWSKAKEKARKNAEAVAAKLLVQYAARQVTPGNTFAPQPEWDEQVEKNFAFELTADQVRALKETMRDLEKPNPADRLISGDVGFGKTEVALRAAHRVVGHGKQVAILVPTTLLAEQHTSTFVERMKGLPVRVEGLSRFTTPAQSRQILADLKAGKVDILIGTHRLLSGDIEFKDLGLIIVDEEHRFGVGQKEKLRQLRGLPEMVDGKLTMQGDEKAVDTLALSATPIPRTLYMSMVGLRDMSSIQTPPKGRKPIQTILAPFDPMTVRDAIVSEIERGGKVFYIHDRVASIGARSLYLRNLVPEARIGVAHGRMNEEELEEIMLGFEQGAFDVLLATTIVETGLDIPEANTILIERSDRLGLAQLYQLRGRVGRRSQTAYAYLFYPPRLTENAQRRLWAIADLQDLGSGHLLAEKDMEIRGVGNILGEEQHGHVQAVSIDVYTELLAEAVAKLKGEKVEAAPSVSIDLPVNARLTPEYFVDADGQPDEGERIATYGRLSDARTLQAISRVERDLRKKYGPPTPEVQNFIDLAKLRLTALAKRVLGIGETMTQLQITFAYKALDYDAPGLKKFPHKTEVVTFPPSVKIDKRGIKPDEYARLLIEVLGYFG